The following are from one region of the Longimicrobium sp. genome:
- a CDS encoding glycosyltransferase, translated as MTRSIHAIASPALGGAERFFARLVSALHESGYPSMAVLRRGSVLDGTIDAAVPRVLTGMANSLDVRTMWTIRRLVARHRPDVVQTYLGRATRLTRVPRSSETIHLARLGGYYRPRSYRHADAWVGNTRGICDYLVQQGFPSERVFHISNFAEAPEPATDAGPAREARERLGIPEDALMLFALGRFRPSKGFVDLLDAFALLPREVGGRQLRLVIAGEGELRDELLAQAQRLGI; from the coding sequence ATGACCCGATCCATCCACGCCATCGCCAGCCCGGCCCTGGGAGGGGCGGAGCGCTTCTTCGCCCGCCTGGTGAGCGCCCTGCACGAGAGCGGCTACCCCTCGATGGCCGTGCTGCGGCGCGGGAGCGTGCTCGACGGGACCATCGATGCCGCCGTGCCGCGCGTGCTCACCGGGATGGCGAACTCGCTCGACGTGCGCACGATGTGGACGATCCGCCGCCTCGTCGCGCGCCACCGACCCGATGTCGTGCAGACGTACCTGGGACGCGCGACACGGCTCACGCGGGTGCCTCGAAGCAGCGAGACGATCCACCTGGCGCGGCTGGGCGGCTACTACCGTCCCCGCAGCTACCGCCACGCCGACGCATGGGTGGGGAACACCCGCGGCATCTGCGATTACCTGGTGCAGCAGGGCTTCCCCTCCGAGCGCGTCTTCCACATCAGCAACTTCGCCGAAGCGCCGGAGCCCGCCACCGACGCCGGCCCCGCGCGCGAAGCCCGCGAGCGCCTCGGCATCCCCGAAGACGCGCTGATGCTCTTCGCCCTGGGCCGCTTCCGCCCGAGCAAGGGCTTCGTGGACCTCCTCGACGCCTTCGCCCTCCTCCCGCGCGAGGTCGGCGGCCGACAGTTGCGCCTGGTGATCGCCGGCGAGGGCGAGCTGCGCGACGAGCTGCTCGCGCAGGCGCAGCGGCTGGGAATC